A window from Aeromonas rivipollensis encodes these proteins:
- a CDS encoding DJ-1 family glyoxalase III, with protein sequence MTVLVLVAPGSEEIETVAIVDTLVRGGIEVVLASCCPTGARQIRASRGVQLVADCHLDELTSRDFDAMVVPGGLPGSEVIRDTPLAIDLLKEQAALGRWRAAICAAPAVVLHHHGLLGDASATCHPGFQARLPAAQLSTARVVRDDAHRLITSQGPGTAIEFALEIVRVLRGDEAALAVAGPMVLPP encoded by the coding sequence ATGACAGTACTGGTATTGGTGGCCCCGGGGTCGGAAGAGATAGAGACTGTCGCCATCGTCGACACCCTGGTGCGCGGCGGCATAGAGGTGGTGCTGGCCTCCTGCTGCCCCACGGGAGCGCGCCAGATCCGCGCCTCCCGCGGGGTACAGCTGGTGGCGGATTGCCATCTCGATGAGCTGACCAGCCGTGACTTCGATGCCATGGTCGTGCCGGGCGGTCTGCCCGGCAGCGAAGTGATCCGCGACACTCCCCTCGCCATCGACCTGCTAAAGGAGCAGGCGGCCCTCGGCCGCTGGCGCGCGGCCATCTGCGCCGCCCCCGCCGTGGTACTGCATCATCACGGCTTGCTGGGGGACGCCAGCGCCACCTGTCACCCGGGCTTTCAGGCCCGCCTGCCCGCCGCGCAACTGAGTACGGCCCGGGTGGTGCGGGATGATGCCCATCGTCTCATCACCAGCCAGGGCCCCGGCACCGCCATCGAGTTCGCCCTCGAGATAGTTCGGGTGCTGCGAGGTGACGAAGCTGCCCTTGCGGTAGCCGGCCCCATGGTGTTGCCCCCTTAG
- a CDS encoding ketopantoate reductase family protein — MPSGLRDNNLKNSRHPSSPHWSLLGCGALGGVFASLLTQSGQPTRVLLSERHRATLHPGIDFTSLEGHTQLLAIERGFIDKPGTIQRLLVMTKAGQVVSALTPLVGKLAAGVPIVLLHNGMGIAEQVVQLFPHNPVIAGVTSHGAMQCGHFVFRHTGKGETWLGPINEAAKAHSALADQLATALGQAGWDEQILTRQWQKLAINCAINPLTALYKLKNGELAGPRFADVLQQICVEVADVMQAEGQPTGSDELLRRVMTVVELTADNYSSMYQDMEQGRETEIEAITGFLLGKAAAHGIAVPVNQGLYQAVKEKR; from the coding sequence ATGCCAAGCGGATTACGCGACAACAACCTGAAAAACAGCCGACACCCCTCCTCCCCTCACTGGTCCTTGCTGGGCTGCGGTGCCCTGGGCGGCGTCTTCGCCTCCTTGCTGACCCAAAGTGGCCAGCCGACCCGTGTCCTGCTGAGCGAGCGGCACCGCGCCACCCTGCACCCCGGCATCGACTTCACTTCCCTCGAGGGCCACACCCAGTTGCTCGCCATCGAGCGGGGTTTCATCGACAAGCCCGGCACCATCCAGCGACTGCTGGTGATGACCAAGGCGGGTCAGGTTGTGTCGGCCCTGACGCCCCTGGTGGGCAAGCTGGCGGCAGGGGTTCCCATAGTGCTGTTGCACAATGGCATGGGCATAGCCGAACAGGTGGTACAGCTGTTTCCGCATAACCCCGTCATTGCCGGTGTCACCAGCCACGGCGCCATGCAATGCGGCCACTTCGTGTTCCGCCATACCGGCAAGGGCGAAACCTGGCTCGGTCCGATCAATGAGGCCGCCAAGGCCCATTCCGCCCTGGCAGACCAGCTCGCCACCGCTCTCGGTCAAGCCGGCTGGGATGAGCAGATCCTGACCCGCCAGTGGCAGAAACTCGCCATCAACTGCGCCATCAACCCGCTCACTGCGCTTTACAAGCTCAAGAATGGCGAGCTGGCCGGCCCGCGCTTCGCCGATGTGCTGCAACAGATCTGCGTGGAAGTGGCTGACGTGATGCAGGCCGAAGGCCAGCCGACCGGCAGCGACGAGCTGCTGCGCCGCGTCATGACGGTGGTGGAACTCACCGCCGACAATTACTCTTCCATGTATCAGGACATGGAGCAGGGGCGTGAGACCGAGATCGAGGCCATCACCGGCTTCCTGCTCGGCAAGGCCGCCGCCCACGGCATAGCGGTGCCGGTCAACCAGGGCCTCTATCAGGCCGTCAAAGAGAAGCGCTGA
- a CDS encoding YajQ family cyclic di-GMP-binding protein, which yields MPSFDIVSEVKMNEVLNAVDNANRELATRFDFRGVEASFELNKEEVKLEADADFQLKQMVEILRAALLKRNIENSSMDVGDSVHSGKRFHLTVKFKQGIEKEIAKKLVKLIKDSKIKVQVAIQGDEVRVTGKKRDDLQETMALVRGAELGQPMQFQNFRD from the coding sequence ATGCCGTCATTCGATATTGTCTCTGAAGTCAAAATGAACGAGGTGTTGAACGCCGTCGATAACGCCAATCGTGAACTGGCGACCCGTTTCGATTTTCGTGGTGTGGAAGCCAGCTTCGAATTGAACAAGGAAGAGGTCAAGCTGGAGGCCGATGCGGATTTCCAGCTCAAGCAGATGGTCGAGATCCTGCGCGCAGCCCTGCTCAAGCGCAACATCGAGAACAGCTCAATGGACGTGGGTGACAGCGTTCACTCCGGCAAGCGTTTCCACCTGACGGTGAAATTCAAGCAGGGGATCGAGAAAGAGATCGCCAAGAAGCTGGTGAAGCTCATCAAGGATTCCAAGATCAAGGTGCAGGTCGCCATCCAGGGTGACGAAGTGCGCGTCACCGGCAAGAAGCGTGACGATCTGCAGGAGACCATGGCACTGGTGCGTGGCGCCGAGCTGGGTCAGCCGATGCAGTTCCAGAACTTCCGCGATTGA
- a CDS encoding outer membrane protein OmpK, with translation MAKFTKTLIAAGLLAASATPALAADYSGDIHKNDYKWFQFNVMHTIDQLPYSESEGGYNDTYFEMEFGGRSGIFDLYGYVDVFDIFQNRHDDKHNQDNLFIKFAPRISIDAMTGKDLSFGPVQEVYIANLINVGGPDGLFEAMTGLGADVQVPWFGKVGMNLYARHVNEGGGEQGWNGYQFSMNWFKPFYTFSNGSFVAYQGYLDHLFDAKDTSTDGTAMFNGLYWHSDRYAVGYGLKYFNDIYGIQNGSYGLKTTGFGHYFSVTYKF, from the coding sequence ATGGCCAAATTTACCAAGACTCTGATCGCTGCCGGTCTGCTGGCTGCATCCGCCACTCCGGCCCTTGCTGCCGATTACAGCGGCGACATCCACAAGAACGACTACAAGTGGTTCCAGTTCAACGTGATGCACACCATCGATCAGCTGCCCTACAGCGAATCTGAAGGTGGTTACAACGATACCTACTTCGAAATGGAGTTTGGTGGCCGCTCTGGTATCTTCGATCTGTACGGTTACGTCGACGTCTTCGACATCTTCCAGAACCGTCACGACGACAAGCACAACCAAGACAACCTGTTCATCAAGTTCGCACCGCGTATCTCCATCGATGCCATGACCGGCAAAGATCTCTCCTTCGGCCCGGTGCAGGAAGTCTACATCGCCAACCTGATCAACGTGGGTGGTCCGGATGGTCTGTTTGAAGCCATGACCGGTCTGGGTGCAGACGTACAAGTGCCCTGGTTCGGCAAGGTTGGCATGAACCTGTATGCCCGTCACGTCAACGAAGGCGGCGGCGAGCAGGGCTGGAACGGCTATCAGTTCTCCATGAACTGGTTCAAGCCTTTCTACACCTTCTCCAACGGCAGCTTCGTAGCCTATCAGGGTTACCTGGATCACCTGTTTGATGCCAAGGACACTTCCACCGACGGTACCGCCATGTTCAACGGCCTGTACTGGCACTCCGACCGCTACGCCGTCGGTTACGGTCTGAAGTACTTCAACGACATCTATGGCATCCAGAACGGTTCCTACGGTCTGAAGACCACTGGTTTCGGCCACTACTTCTCCGTGACCTACAAGTTCTAA